Proteins from a single region of Candidatus Caldatribacterium sp.:
- the aroF gene encoding 3-deoxy-7-phosphoheptulonate synthase, giving the protein MIIVLRSGATQQEIDEVVRRLKRLGFGVHISQGVERTIIGAIGDERGVNLEEKIGVLPFVERVIPILTPYKLTSREFREADTVVRIGDVEIGPGRFVVMAGPCAIESEAQIIETAHRVKEAGAKILRGGAFKPRTSPYSFQGLGEEGLRLLAKAREETGLPFVTEALGIEELPIVAEYADMIQIGARNMQNFRLLEAVGRLRKPVLLKRGMMNTIDELLMSAEYILAQGNYQVVLCERGIRTFEPSTRNTLDLSCVPLVKKKSHLPIIVDPSHGTGRSDLVIPMSLAALACGADGLLVEVHPNPIEALSDGPQSLTPDQFATLMKELRKLAAVVGREV; this is encoded by the coding sequence ATGATCATTGTTCTGCGGAGTGGTGCCACACAGCAGGAAATTGACGAGGTTGTGCGGCGCCTCAAGCGTCTCGGTTTTGGGGTACATATCTCCCAGGGTGTTGAACGAACGATCATTGGGGCCATAGGAGATGAACGGGGGGTAAACCTTGAAGAGAAGATTGGGGTGCTCCCCTTTGTGGAGCGGGTCATCCCCATTCTGACACCCTACAAGCTCACAAGCCGCGAATTCCGGGAAGCGGACACGGTCGTCCGGATAGGAGATGTGGAGATTGGCCCGGGGAGATTCGTCGTCATGGCTGGTCCCTGCGCCATTGAATCCGAGGCCCAGATCATTGAAACTGCCCATCGAGTCAAGGAGGCAGGAGCAAAAATTCTCCGTGGAGGAGCTTTCAAGCCGAGAACGTCACCCTACAGTTTCCAGGGACTCGGGGAAGAGGGACTTCGTCTCCTCGCCAAAGCTCGCGAAGAGACCGGCCTTCCCTTTGTGACCGAGGCGCTGGGTATCGAAGAACTCCCCATCGTTGCAGAGTACGCCGATATGATTCAGATTGGAGCACGGAATATGCAGAACTTCAGGCTTCTTGAGGCGGTTGGGCGCTTGCGGAAGCCGGTCCTCTTGAAGCGGGGGATGATGAACACCATTGACGAGCTCCTCATGTCTGCAGAGTACATCCTTGCCCAGGGGAACTACCAGGTCGTCCTCTGTGAACGGGGTATCCGTACCTTTGAACCTTCGACTCGGAATACCCTCGATTTGAGCTGTGTGCCCCTGGTGAAGAAAAAGAGCCACCTCCCCATTATCGTCGATCCGAGCCATGGCACGGGACGAAGCGACCTTGTGATACCTATGAGCCTTGCAGCTTTAGCCTGTGGTGCCGATGGTCTCCTTGTTGAGGTTCATCCCAACCCCATTGAAGCCCTCTCTGATGGTCCACAATCGCTCACTCCCGATCAATTCGCAACCCTCATGAAGGAGCTTCGGAAACTCGCAGCTGTTGTGGGGAGGGAAGTATAG
- a CDS encoding prephenate dehydrogenase/arogenate dehydrogenase family protein yields METFTIGIIGLGLVGGSLGLDFAAWAKKEKIIGYDVSEEVARKAKERGAVDCLGKSVAEVAQESDLIFIATPVRKIPQIFRTIQPFLREGARVFDTGSSKEWIFEEIHPENLDVEYIGFHPMGGAEKGGIEGARAGLFRNMPLLIVPGKLRDGTEELLLELGEVVGGKVFF; encoded by the coding sequence TTGGAAACCTTCACTATTGGCATCATAGGGCTTGGCCTTGTGGGTGGATCCTTGGGACTTGATTTCGCTGCATGGGCGAAGAAGGAAAAGATTATCGGATACGATGTCTCAGAAGAGGTTGCGCGAAAAGCCAAAGAAAGAGGGGCGGTGGACTGCCTTGGCAAAAGCGTTGCAGAGGTGGCGCAAGAGTCCGATCTCATCTTCATTGCTACACCGGTTCGGAAAATCCCGCAAATCTTTCGCACCATCCAGCCTTTTCTGCGCGAGGGAGCAAGGGTTTTCGACACCGGGAGCTCGAAGGAGTGGATTTTTGAGGAAATCCATCCTGAAAACCTCGACGTGGAGTACATTGGCTTTCACCCAATGGGTGGGGCCGAGAAAGGTGGCATCGAAGGGGCGCGGGCAGGGCTTTTTCGCAATATGCCTCTCCTTATCGTTCCAGGTAAACTGAGGGATGGAACAGAGGAACTCCTCTTGGAGCTTGGGGAGGTTGTTGGAGGCAAGGTTTTTTTTTAA